TCGTTAGCGTGCCGTTAACCCGCACACGACCTTCGAACCAGCCAGCCCAGCCACCAGAGTTCGGGTTAACATAACCATAGATGCCTACGCCTGTACCAGTTCCACCGGAACCACCATATATGGCAAACAAATTGCTTGTAATACCGCTAATAACGCCAGTCGCATCCATGCGCTCGGTGAAAACTGAAGTTCCATTGACATGAAATGTTCGTAAGGGCAATGAAGTGCCAATACCTACATCGCCATTTTGTCTAATAACGAGGCGCGGTTGGGATGCGGTACGATCAAAGATCCCGAACAACCCGGGCGTGCCCAAAACGCCGCTTTCTATCGTCCAGACCTGCTGCTGATTTTGCAAATTGCTTCCCAGGCTCAACACGGCGCGTTCATTGACGCTATTGATATTGGCTTCGAGTATCCCGCTACTTTGTATGTGCAGCTTGTAACCGGGACTGGTCGTGCCAATGCCGACATTCGTATCAGCGGTCGCTCCATTAACACCGTTGATGCTGCCTAGGACGAGGCAGTTGCCGCAGTCAACCTGCGCACGTGCACCAATGGCGGTAACATTATTCAGCGAGGCAGTACCAAAATTTGCCAGGTACCCGAGCGCGGTATTTTCACCACCCGTCGTGTTGGAGTAACCAGCATAAGCACCGGAGAAACTGTTGTTGGAAGCTATCGTGTTGGAGAAACCAGCCGCATACCCGGAGAAGCTGTTGTTAGAACCCAAGTTGTTGTAACCAGCATAAGCACCAGAGAAACTGTTGCTAAACCCCATTGTGTTGGCCCGCCCCGCGCTATACCCAGCGAAGGCGTTATGACTGCCCGCGAAAATGGCTGCCCCACCCGGTCCGCAATTGGCACAAAGCAGCGCTCCGCCAGTGGTCGCTTGTCCCGCACCACTGCCGATGAAGATATTTTCCCGACCATCCGTCAGCGCATTGCCAGCGTTTAACCCAACCAGCAAATTGTTCACGCCAGTGTTTGGCCCCAAATTCAGCACGCGATTGCCGCCGAGGTTATATTGCGTCGTCACGTTGACGATGTTGCCGGACAGTGTGCCGCCCGCCGTGCCGTTGCCGCTGATGTTGAAGTTGCTGCTGGCTTGTTGCGTGGTACTGTTCTGAATGTAGCTCGCGCTACCCGCCGGAACCCCCGCCACCGGGATCGTGCCGGTGATCTTGCTGCCAGCCACTGTCGCAATCTTGGTGTCTGTCACGCTGCCATCGGCAAGCTTGGCCGTTGTCACGCTGGCATCAGCTAGCTTGGCTGTCGTCACGTTGTTATCGGCTAACTTAGCCGTCGTCACAGCATTAGCAGCTAATTCGGTCGCGCTGACGCCACTCGCTGCGATACCTACGGTCACATTGCCCGTCGTGCCGCCACCGCTCAGACCCGTGCCAACCGTCACGCCAGAGATCGTTCCACCGGAAGTCGCCGCCAGTTCAAAGCTGGCTGGATTGACGCCATCATTTTTATAGCGCAAGACCTTCCCGTCATCGGTCTGCACGGGCGTAGGCAAGGGTAGATTGCGCAGCTTCACTACGGTGGCAGTGTTCTGATTGCCAGTCACATCCCCGGCTAAGGCACCGCTGAAATTAGCCGCCGTCGTTGCATTCGTTGCACTCACGGCATTCGTGGCATTGGCTGCATTGGTTGCATTGGTTGCATTGGTTGCATTGGCTGCGCTGGTCGCGTTCGTGGCATTCGTCGCATTGGCGACCGCGCCCGTGACATTCGCGCCGGGGATGGTGGCGGTGGTAAGCGCACCGGTGATTTTGCTGCCCGCGACATCCACGATCTTTGCATTGGTGATGCCGCCATCCGCCAGCTTCGCGCCGCTCACGCAACCGTTACAGGCTGCCGACAAGGCATCGGCGCTCGCTGCATTCGTCGCATTCGTGGCAGTGGTGGCCGTTGCTGCCGCATCAGCGCTCGCCGCGCTCAGGCTCTTGATGGCATAGGGCGTTGAGGTGATCGGTTGCAGCGGGGCCAGCGCGGTGAACGCGCCCGTACTGACGCCGGGCCGCACGCCGATTTCCAGCCAGCGGTTCGCGCCCGGAAATGCCGCCGCGCCGAAATCGAGTGTCACACTGAAAATGCCATTGCTGACTGGTACGTCTTCACGAATGAGCGTTGAGCCTGCTTGATTGCCCCCTACGAGTGCATCGAAAAGGCGAAACTGCAAATCATAAATGCCGTTGGCGGGATTGCCCGCGTCGGTCAGCTTGCCTTGATAGGTGAAGGCAGTGGTCTGTGCGTGAGCTACGCTGCCGAGCAAACAGGCCAGCATCAGCGCGATCCAACGGGGGTAATGAGTGAGAGCCATCCGATTCATGGTTTGTCTCCTGAGAATGATGATTGCTCGTTAATCGCTAAGGCTTGCGTGATTGGCAGACCGGAGCGGCGGGTTGTTGCGCGCAGACGAGTTGTTTCAATTGCTCGATCTGAGCGCTTTGTTGTTGTTGTTGTTCCTGTTGCTGTTTGAGTTGCGTTTGTTGTTGCGTGATAAGTTCCTGCTGTTCCTTGATCGCGTTGAGCATCGTCCAGAGGATGGGATCGCTATTGAGTTGCAGATAGCCTTGTGGAGTTCGGCTTACGGCTTCGGGCAGTACCTTTTCGACCGCTTGCGCGCTAAACCCGACTGCCTCGCCGCTGCTTGGCAACCCTAGCGCATTATCCGGTTTGTATTCGTAGCGGATCGGTTGCAATTGCAGCAACGTGCGGAGGCCGGGCGTGAAGCGCCCTTTGATATTTTTCAAGCGTTCGTCTGAAAAGACGGCCCAGGTTGTCCCGCCAGCGGCTTTCGAGGCGTTCCCATTGACTGACAAGAGTTGATCGGGAGTTCCCGTGCCAATGCCGACACTGCCGTTTTGAAAAGAGACCGCCCCGCCATTGGGTTGAATCGTCAGGCGTGGCACGTTGGCGTCCCAGAGATAGAATTGATCACCATTGAAATTTTGTGAGGTACCCAAGGTCCAAACTTTATTGGTGGTCTTGAAATTGAGCCGCGCCCAGGCGTTCGTCCCGCCAGTGGTTTCGACTCGGACGTCGGTGGAAACATTGCTGGCGACGTGTAGTTTGGCCAATGGCGTGGTTGTGCCGATGCCGACGTTTCCATTGAGCAATGAATCGCCGCGCACGTCTAACCGGGCGAGGGGCGTGGTTGTGCCGATGCCGACGTTTCCACTGACCAACGAATCGCCGCGTACATCTAGCCGGGTGAGTGGCGTGGTCGTGCCGATGCCGACATTCGTATCGGCAGTTGCGCTGTTGACTCCATTGATGCTGCCTAACACCAGGCAATTACTGCAATCCACCTGTGCCCGCGCACCGATGGCGGTGGCAGAATTTACATTATCACTGACAAAAGCGTTATAACCGAAGGCGTTGTTGTTGACACCATTCGAACCTAAGGATCCCGCAGATGTCCCTACGAAGGTGTTACAGCAGCCTGTACGGTTTGCCTGACCAGCCTGGTATCCGAAGTAGACATTATTTTCACCGGTTGTGTTGAGAGAACCCGACTCCGAGCCGAAGAAGGCATTGTTGCTACCAATCGTATTTCCAAAGCCTGCACCACTTCCGAAAAAGGAATTACTCTCGCCCGTCGTATTTCCAAAACCTGCACCACCTCCGAAAAAGGAATTACCGTCGGCTGTCGTATTTTGAAAACCCGCTTGGGAGCCAAAGAAAGCATTGTTTCCGCCAACCGTGTTCAAGGCCCCTGCAAAAGCACCGAAGAAGGCGTTGTCACCGCCTGTATTCAAAGCCCCTGCACTGGTGCCAAAGAAGGCATTGGAATTACCCGTGATGTTGGCTTTGCCCGCTTCAAAACCGACGAAGGTGTTATGGCTGCCATTGTAAATGTCCCGCCCGTCTGGCCCGCAGCCTGCACAAGATACCCCGCCGCCGGTAGTCGCTTGTCCCGCGCTGGTGCCGGTGAAGGTGTTTTCGCGGCCATTCGTCAGCGCATTGCCAGTGTTCAAACCAGCCAGCAAATTATTCACGCCCATGTTCGGCCCCAGGCTAAGGAGGCGATTGCCGCCGAGGTTATATTGCGTCGTTACATTGACGATGTTGCCCGACAGCGTGCCGCCTGCCGTGCCGTTACCGCTGATGTTGAAGTTGCTACTGGCTTGTGGCGTCGTGCTGTTTTGCAGGTAGCTCGCACTGCCCGCCGGAATCCCTGCCACTGGAATCGTGCCAGTGATTTTGCTCCCGGCCACTGCCGCGATCTTGGCATCGGTGACGCTGCCATCCGCCAGCTTGGCCGTCGTCACTGCATTCGTGGCTAACTCAGTCGAGCTGACGCCACTCGCTGCGATGCCCACGGTCACATTGCCGCTCGCGCCGCCACCACTCAATCCCGTGCCTGCCGTCACGCCCGTGAGCGTGCCGCCGGAATTGTTGTCTGCCGCCGGTTCCCACTGATTGGTCGTGCCGTTGTATTTCAGCACCTGCCCCGCAGCCGGTGCCGTGCCAGCCAGCGGTTGGCCACGCAGTTTGGCGACGGTGGTGGTGGCCTGCGCGCCGGTAACATCACCCGCGAGCGCGCCACTGAAGTTGACGGCAGTCGCCGCAGTGGTGGCAGTGGTTGCGTTCAAGCTCTGCACCGCATAGGGCGTTGAGGTGATCGGTTGCAGCGGGGCAAGCAAGGTGAATGCGCCCGTACTGACGCCGGGTCGCACGCTGATTTCCAGCCAGCGGTTCGCGCCGGGAAACGCCGCTGCGCCAAAATCGAGCGTGACGGTAAAAAGCCCGCTGCTCACTGTGACATCTTCGCGCACGAGTGGCGCGCCCACCTGATTGCCGCTGACCAGCGCGTCAAAGAGGCGAAACTGCAAATCATAAATGCCGTTGGCGGGATTGCCCGCGTCGGCCAGCTTGCCTTGATAGGTGAAGGCGGTGGTTTGGGCGAAGACCGCAGCCGTTAAGCACCAGATCGCCAGCCAGACTGTAGTCAAAGATTGGCGATAACGTATTGCTGGAATGTTCATCGTAGCTCCCGTTCAGCGTTCATTCGGTTTCTGTTGTAGCCGCTTCTCGCGCTCTACTTTCTGGCGTTGCATCAATTCAGGTTGTAGCGCCCGCTCGATACTTTTTTCTTCCGGCTGTCCGAAGAGTTCTGGATGTAAATAGTGTCCACATTCTTTCTCTGGTTTGTCTTCCTCCACCACGATGCGACATGCGTTAGCACATACGGCGTGCCCGGTCTGGCGTGACTCACCTGACGACCGGTACTCCCACATAACTGAGTGGCAGGAACTGGCCATTGCCGATGTATTGCAGCTCAATCGCCGTGGACTGCCCACCAGTCAGAGAGCCTGCTACCCCCACCGTGGTATTGCCGCCCGCTGAGGGTGCCGAGGTGTAAATCTGGCCGTTCCTGACCAGCGCGACCAGTTTGCTCCCATCGGCTGAGGAGGCGACTGAATACCAGCTTCTGTTGCTCTCGCGCGGTGTCCAACTCACGCCCGCCATGAATAAGTTCGCCCCGATGACCGACTGGCCGGCGTTCTGCGCGATCTGCCAGCCGCCCGCTCCCGCCCCTGACACCCGCATCGTGTCGCCCACGTTAGGCGCCGCTGGCAACGTAATGGTCACCGGGCTGGCATTGGTCGCTATATAGCCGGTATTAGATTGCGCTTGTTGCGACGTGCCTGTGACGACCTGCCACTTAAAAATTCCGGGTACGTTGGTCAGCCCTGACCCGTTGCCGTTCAAGGTTCCCCCAGTTACCGTAAGACTCCCGCCAACAACGCCGTTGCCGCTGATATTGAAATTGCTGTTGGCCTGGGGCGTAGACGTGTTTTGAATGTAACTACCGCTGTTCGTGGGCAAACTCCCGATCTGTGTGCCCGACACGCAGCCCATGCAGGCTGGCGAAAGGCTATCAGCGGTCGCGGTGTTGGCGCTCTTGATGGCATACGGCGTTGCCGTAATGGGTTGGCGTGGGCCCAACGTAGTGAATGTCCCGCTGCTGGGCGGCTCGACCCCGATTTCCAGAAAGCGGTTCGCGCCTGAAAATACGCCTGCCCCGAAATCCAATTGCACGGTGAAAACACCCGCCGTCACTGTCGTATTCGAGACGACCACGGGCGTACCCTGCTGCGTGCCAGTGCCGACAGTCGCCGTATCAAAAAGTTTGAATTGCAAATCATAATTGCCATTCGCCGGGCTGCCCGCATCAATCAATTTACCTTGGTACGTAAAAGCGGTGGTTTGCGCCCCGGCAAATGGCGCGTAGAGCGCAAAGAAAAAGGTAGCTAAGACAAGCCCGTGCTTGCGCTGCCAAATTGAATGGATAAGCATGGCGGCGTTTTCCCGTGATCAATCTTTAGGTTGATAGGTGCGCTTGAGCACAAGTCAGGCGAACGTTGTGCTGCTCGTTCTGACTTGAGCGTGGTTTGCTCAGGCAGCAGCACCTCAACTGCCTCGCGGTGTCACCCACTCAGGGATAGTGAGGCGCTTGCTTGGGTGACGGTGATTTTGTTGCGTTTGACGGTGAAAACTTACGTGGTGGCGGGGGTGGGTGTCTTTCGGCTTGCTTGAAAAGTTTATGACCGTTTTATGACTGCGGCTTATGTCTCTTCCTGCAAAGCATTTATATGAATTCGGGGAATTCCGGCTTGATCCCGCTGAGCGGTTATTGTTGCGCGCGGGTGAACCTTTGCCGCTGACGCCGAAGGCCTTTGAGATGCTGGTGGTGCTGGTCAGTCAGAGTGGACGCCTGCTGACCAAAGAGGAACTTATGCGCGCCGTCTGGGGTGAGGCTGTGGTTGAGGAAAACAACCTCAACAAAAACATCGCGGCGTTGCGCAAGGCGCTGGGCGAATCTGTGAATGAGGCGGGCGAGGGACGTAAATTTATCGAAACCGTGCGCGGGCACGGCTTCCGCTTTATGGCTCCGGTCGCCGAAATTGAAGTCGAGAGCCAGTCTGGAGTACGCCGCGCCGTCGTTTCTGCTATTCCTGCGCCAGAGCTAGAGCATGATCATGACGATGCTATTCCACCAGCCGCGACGCGCGCTGCCCTTGCTCCGACGCTCGCAACACCACCGCCCGTCATTGAGCAAAATCACCAACCGCCAACGCTTTGGGCCAAACTTGGGAAACCAGCAGTGATGCTCAGCCTATGGCTGATTGCTGCTGCTGTAACATTCTGGTGGTTGAAAGAGCGGGTGGTAAAAACGCCTGGCGAAATGAAGCTGATGCCACTGATCAGTGGCGGTGATATTTACTGCGCCAGCCTTTCGCCGGACGGTAAATTTTTTGTTTACGTGAACACGGATGAGGGCGGCCAAAGCTCACACCTCTGGTTGCGGCAGTTGGCAGGCGGGCAGCCCCTCGCGATTGGGCCAGTGCTCACCTTGGATCAATCCGTTCAAGGGACGACCTTTGCGCCGGATGGACAGTTCGTTTACTTCACGTTGCTCGATGCGCACGAGCCACACGGCGCGCTCTATCGTGTCTCCCTGCTGGGCGGGGCGGCGAACAAAGTGCTGGCGGAAATCGTCTCGCCCGTGGCTTTTTCACCCGATGGCCAGCGGTTGGCGTTCATTCGACGCGAACGCGCGGGCGCGCCCGCCACCAGCCTGATCATCGCCGATAGCACGGGGGGCAATGAACGTACTCTGTTGACGCGCAATGGGCCTGAGTTTGTTGGCGGGCCAAGTTGGTCGCCTGATGGCAAAGAGATCGCTTGTCAATTACTGCACGAAGCCACTCAGACGAGTGAAGCCGTGTGGACAATCATTGGTGTTGACCCGCAAAACGGTGCAACCCGCCTGTTGACGCCACAGGAATGGAGAGGTCTTGGACGCTTCGCCTGGTTGAGTGATGGTAGCGGCCTGGTGCTGGCGGGCACCAAACCGGGCGAAGCCGGAACAGCGCGCGACCCACTCTGGTTGATCGCGCAACCCACTGGAGTTACGCGCCGCCTCACGCCCGATACAAATCGGTATTCCTATGATTCGCTCAGCGTCAGTCAGGACGGTCAAACCCTGCTGACCATTTCTCTCAATCGCCCGTCGCAAATCTGGTCAGTCCCGGTGCAGGGGCGCGGCCCGCAAACACGCTACGAAGCGCGCGATGCGGCGCCCTTAACGACCGGCAACCGGGAAGGCCTGGCGGGATTGCTCACCCTGGCTGACGGCCGCATCGTTTATGGCGCCCGCACAGGCGAGCGGATTGCCTTGTGGCAAATGGATGCCGCTGGCAAACAGGCCAAAGAATTGACGATTGCTCCGTCTTTTCTGGAGGAAGTTGCCGCGCCGCTGGATGGCAGCTTCTTTGTCTTCGCTTCAACCTTCGCCGGGCGCGAGCACCTTTTCCGCGTTGAGTCCGATGGCGCGAATCTGCGGCAATTGACCGGTGGTGCGGCTTATGAGGTTGATTCGGATATTTCACCCGATGGACGCTGGATCGTCTATGGCTCGCAACCCGCCTCTGGCAAATCCGAAACATCTTATCTCTGGAAAATCCCGGCAGCGGGTGGCACGCCCCAGCGTCTGACCGATTATGAAGCCGAGACACCGCACGTTTCTCCTGATGGCCAATGGATTTCTTTTCTTTATCAGGATGCTGAGACACATTTGAAATTAGGCATCATCCCGGCGTCAGTGGGCGGCGCACCTGTCAAAAGCTTCGATTTTCCCAGCCAAGCGGCTTTCAATGTGGGCAGCCAGTGGATGCCCGATGGCCAAGCCTTAAGCTACATCGTGACGAAAAAATACGTCAGTAATATCTGGGCACAACCACTTGATGGCAGTGCGCCCCACCCGCTGACCAATTTCACTTCCGGGGTGATTTACCGCTATGCCTTTGAACGCGGTGGCCAACGACTCTATGTGGCACGCGGTAACCCAATCAATGACTTACTCTTGCTCAGAGACTTCAGGTAAGCGCTGACGAATCAGCAGCACTTACCTGAATAACATACTTTCACCGCAATCCGCCCGATTATCCCAACTATCGCACGCCAAACGCGGGCACAGGTATGTCGCCGCTTTGTCCCTGATTTTGGATCAGGAACGAACCATCGGTGCTGCGTTTGACGAACCACGTGCCGGAGCGCCGCCACACCGCAATGTCTGCCTTCCCATCGCCGTCGTAATCGGCGGGCGCGGGAATATCGAAGTACGGCGCGTAGTTCGCGCCCCAGAATTGCAGGATCGGGCTGCTCGGTGTCGCGCTGGGCCGGATGTACCAGATCGAATCCGCCCCGCGCCAAATCGCCAGATCGGCTTTGCCATCCCCGTCATAATCGGCGGGCACGGGTGTGTCGAAATACGGCGCATAACCCGCGCCCCATTGAATGCTGGTGATGGTATTTGTTGAGCTGTTCAGGATGATCCAGTTCGGTGCAGGCGCAATCGCACCGGGCCGGAAGACGGCTAGATCGGTCTTGCCATCGCCGTCGTAATCGGCGGGCACTGGAATGTCGTCCTGCTGCCCGTGGTCGACGATCATGTTCTGCCCATCACTGCTGCGCCGCACGAACCAGGTGCCGCTGCGGCGGAAGACGCCGATGTCCGTCTTGCCATCGCCGTCGTAATCGCCCGGCGTCGGGATGTCGAAATACGGCGCATAGTTCGCGCCCCAGAATTGCAGGATGGCTTGGCCGTCACTGCTCTTGCGGATGTACCAGATGCTGTCCGCCCCGCGCCAGATGGCATGATCGGCTTTGCCATCGCCGTCGTAATCGCCGGGCACGATGTCGTCGAAATATGGCGCATAGCCCGCGCCCCATTGCTGGGTCGCGGTTGCGCCGTTGCCGCTGTTGATGACACTCCAATTCGTCAGCGGCGGTGCAGCGGTGGGACTGAAAATACTCAGATCAGTTTTGCCATCGTTGTCGAAATCGGCTTTGGCCTTGGGCCTGAAGGTCAGCGTGTAGGCGCGCGTGCCGCTGCAATTGTTCACATCGGTGGCCTGGAGGGTGAAGTTGAAGACGCCCTTGACCGCTGAGAGACCCGCGAAAAGGCCGGTTGAGCCATTCAGGGTCAAACCATTCGGCAACGCACCCGCGCTGACGCTCCAACTGATCGCGCCCGCGCCGCCGCTTTGCGTGAAGATTTGGCTATACGGCACGCCCGCGATGCCCAGCGGCACGGTGGACGGATTCACCGTAATCGTCGGACAAGTGACGGTCAGCGTGAAGCTGGCGTTGGTTTGCGCGCCGCAATCGTCCGTCGCGCGGATGGTGAGCGTGTGCGTGCCGGCGGGTGCGGCGTTGGTAAGCGTCACGGCACCCGCCGCATTGACCGAAATGGTGCCGGTGTACGTCCCCTGGCCTTGCACGGCGAGGGTGTTAATCGTGCCGTTGTCGGTGGGGCCGGTCGCTGGATTGACCGTCGTCGCACCGCCGAGGTTGACCGTGGCGTTGGCATAACTCAGCGTGGGCGGCGTATTCGCCGTGACGTTGACCTGCAAATCGCCCGTGCCGGTCAGACTACCATCCGAAACCTGGAAGCGCACCGTGCCCGCCGTCGCCGTACACGCAGCGCTCACCAAAGCCGAAATCGTACCGTTGGTATTGGTGATGCCCGTGACCGTGATGCCGGTCGCCGTGCCGCCCGCGATTTGGGTGACCGTCAAACTGCCCGCCGCTGTTTGTGCATCTGTCACCGTGCCGACTGTGACCGCCGCGCCCGCCGGACTGCCTTGCTGACGGCTGATGGCCGCCGTAGGCGTAAACGTCGGCGCAGTGTTCGGCGTCAAATTGGTCAAAGCAAAGTTGACCGCCGCTGCCGCACCCGCAGCATTCACCGTCACATTGTACGGCCCGCCAACGGTCGCATTGGCCACCGCTGTGACACTGGCCTGCCCAGCCGCAATCGTCGCCGGATTCGTGCTCAACGCCGCGCTCGCGCCCGCGCCTGGCGGTGTAAAAGTCACGCTCCCGCCATTGACCGGCTCGGCATTCGCGCTGCTCACACTGACGACGAGCGGATTGGCAAAGGCTGCGTTGGTAATGGCGGACTGGCCGCTGCCACTCACCACGGCCAGCGTGAAGCCGCGCGATTCATACGCGCCGATGTCGGTCGCCGTTTGTTGCGGACGCGCGATGTTGCGTTGATCGGTGGTCAGCGTGCCGCCATTCACCAGCGTGCTGGTAGCAACTGTCGCTCCGCCTGCTCCCGTGCCAGTCAACTGGGGTTGATTGGCTACACCCAGCGTCCCGCCGAAAGTCACGGTGAAGACATTGCCCGACTGGGTCACACTTACCGAGCCGCCCGCGCCTCCGATGGTTGAGAGCGCATTCAAGGCCGCTTGCACCTGGGCGGCGGTGGCATTGAATGCCAGTGCTGGGCTGGTGGTCGGGCCATTGAAGGTCAGCGTAAAAGTGCCCGCCGCACCGCTGACCGTGACCGTCTGTATCTCTGCTATTGTGGCAGGCCCGCCCGTGTTGATGGCCGGACTGCCGGGCAACAGCGCGTGCGTTGGCGTCGGGCCGCCGTAATTGCCCAGCGGCGCCAGCAGCGGATTGGTGTTGATCTGATCGCCGGTTCCGTTCAACAAGCCGCCGCCGTTGTCGCTCGCCAGATTATTGCCTTGCGAAACGACGCTGGCGTTCGTGCCGGATTTGAAGAGATTCGACGGGGAATTATTGGCCACGATGGTGTTCTGCAACGTGGTTGTGGCGGGGCCTCCTTGATCATTCGTCCTGATGCCGCCTACGGACGGGCTGGTGTTGCCGGTGACGGTGCAGTTGAGCATGGTGAGCGATGTCGCGGGTCCGCCAAAATTTATATTGGCGATGCCACCGATAACATTTGTTGCGGTATTGCCGCTGATCGTGCTGTTGGTCAACGTTGCCGTAGCGCCGCCGCCAACACCTTGATTGACCACTGCGCCATCAACTGCGGTATTGCCACTGATCGTGCTGCGGTTAATGGTCAACGTACCGCCGTTGTTCACTACGCCTGCCCCATTGCCCAGCGAAGTGTTGGCGGTGATGGCGCATTCGGTAATGGTCAGGTTACCGGCACTGCGAACCCCGCCCCCGAAACTAGCTCTGCCGTTGGAGACGGTCAGGCCTTGCAGGCTGACGACGATGCCTGCATTGACATCGAAAACAACATAATCGCCGCCCGTATCGCGGCGCACGGTCAGATTGTTCGCCCCGCTGGCGTTGACGATGGTGACGTTATCAGCAAGCACGGGCAGCGCGCTCGCCAGATTGATCGTTTGCGGGCCAGCGGGCAGATTGAAAGTAATGTTGTCCGTGCCCACACTGAGATTGGCGTCCAACAGTGCTTGCCGCAATGAACCCGCGCCTGCGTCGTTGGTATTGATGACGACCAGCGGATTCGGCACCAGTTCAAAAGCGCCGATGTCTGTGGCAGCGCCCTGCGGACGCGCGACGCCGCGTTGATCGGTGGCGGGCGCACCTGTGTTGTTGCCCGCGTTGAGGGCTGGACTGCCCGCAGGCAGCGCATGGGTTTGGGTCGGGCCGCCATTGCTGGCGAGTACGGCCAGCAGCGGGTTGGTGTTGAGCAGATCGCCCGCCGCCGCCGTCAGGCTGTTATCGGAGAGCAAATTATTGCCCAATGAAGTGACTGTCCCGCCTACATCCTGCCGCACTTGCGGGTTGCTGTTTCCGGCGACGATGGTGTTTTTCAGCGTGATGTTGGCATTGCCCGCGCCGAACTTTCCGCTGTAAAGGCCGCCGCCATTGGTATTGTTGGGGACGGTGTTGTTGGCGATCGTGCAATTGAGCAGGTTGACCGTGGTGTCGAAATCTCCTGAAGAGTTATCAATGCCGCCACCGGTCTGTACGCCATTGGCTGCGGTATTGCCGCTGATGGTGCAATTGGTCAGGGTGGCGGTCGCTGGGGTGCTGGAGCCCAGGTTCCACAGACCGCCTGTCGCACCTCCCGTCGAACTGTTGCCGCTGATCGTGCAACCGGTCATCGTCAGTGTCCCGCTGTTGTACATGCCGCCGCCGCCATTGGTGCTTGTGTTGCCAGTAATCACGCAGTTGCTGACGGTCAACGTGCCAGCGTTGAAAATGCCTCCGCCGTCTACATTGCCATTCGTCATGGTCAGTCCGGAGAGACTGACGGTCGTTCCGCTATTGATGGTGAAGATGCGGTAATTACCGCCGGTATCGCGCCGCACGGTCAGCAGGTTTGCGCCGGGGCCGTTGAGGGTCAGGCTGCTCGTAATATCGGGCAAGGCGCTCGCCAGATTGATCGTGCGCGCCGTGCCGAAAAACACCGACTCGAACTGAATCGTATCCGCGCCCGCGTTGGCATTCGCGTCCAGCAAGGTCTGACGCAGACTGCCCGCGCCAGCGTCGTTCGCATTGGTCACGATGATCGCCTCATCGTTTTGGATCGTGCCGAGACCTTGCGGATCACCCAGCACGGCATTCGTCGGATTGGTCAAGTTGACGAAGAAGGTTTCGCTCGGCTCAAACACCGTGTCGCCGTTGATAGTGACGACGATGGGTTGGCTGGTAACGCCGGGATTGAACGTAAGTGTGCCGCTCGTGGTGACGTAATCGCTGCCCGCCGTGGCTGTGCCGTTGGCGGTGGCGTATTGCA
The Acidobacteriota bacterium genome window above contains:
- a CDS encoding tail fiber domain-containing protein, which encodes MNIPAIRYRQSLTTVWLAIWCLTAAVFAQTTAFTYQGKLADAGNPANGIYDLQFRLFDALVSGNQVGAPLVREDVTVSSGLFTVTLDFGAAAFPGANRWLEISVRPGVSTGAFTLLAPLQPITSTPYAVQSLNATTATTAATAVNFSGALAGDVTGAQATTTVAKLRGQPLAGTAPAAGQVLKYNGTTNQWEPAADNNSGGTLTGVTAGTGLSGGGASGNVTVGIAASGVSSTELATNAVTTAKLADGSVTDAKIAAVAGSKITGTIPVAGIPAGSASYLQNSTTPQASSNFNISGNGTAGGTLSGNIVNVTTQYNLGGNRLLSLGPNMGVNNLLAGLNTGNALTNGRENTFTGTSAGQATTGGGVSCAGCGPDGRDIYNGSHNTFVGFEAGKANITGNSNAFFGTSAGALNTGGDNAFFGAFAGALNTVGGNNAFFGSQAGFQNTTADGNSFFGGGAGFGNTTGESNSFFGSGAGFGNTIGSNNAFFGSESGSLNTTGENNVYFGYQAGQANRTGCCNTFVGTSAGSLGSNGVNNNAFGYNAFVSDNVNSATAIGARAQVDCSNCLVLGSINGVNSATADTNVGIGTTTPLTRLDVRGDSLVSGNVGIGTTTPLARLDVRGDSLLNGNVGIGTTTPLAKLHVASNVSTDVRVETTGGTNAWARLNFKTTNKVWTLGTSQNFNGDQFYLWDANVPRLTIQPNGGAVSFQNGSVGIGTGTPDQLLSVNGNASKAAGGTTWAVFSDERLKNIKGRFTPGLRTLLQLQPIRYEYKPDNALGLPSSGEAVGFSAQAVEKVLPEAVSRTPQGYLQLNSDPILWTMLNAIKEQQELITQQQTQLKQQQEQQQQQSAQIEQLKQLVCAQQPAAPVCQSRKP
- a CDS encoding winged helix-turn-helix domain-containing protein, producing MSLPAKHLYEFGEFRLDPAERLLLRAGEPLPLTPKAFEMLVVLVSQSGRLLTKEELMRAVWGEAVVEENNLNKNIAALRKALGESVNEAGEGRKFIETVRGHGFRFMAPVAEIEVESQSGVRRAVVSAIPAPELEHDHDDAIPPAATRAALAPTLATPPPVIEQNHQPPTLWAKLGKPAVMLSLWLIAAAVTFWWLKERVVKTPGEMKLMPLISGGDIYCASLSPDGKFFVYVNTDEGGQSSHLWLRQLAGGQPLAIGPVLTLDQSVQGTTFAPDGQFVYFTLLDAHEPHGALYRVSLLGGAANKVLAEIVSPVAFSPDGQRLAFIRRERAGAPATSLIIADSTGGNERTLLTRNGPEFVGGPSWSPDGKEIACQLLHEATQTSEAVWTIIGVDPQNGATRLLTPQEWRGLGRFAWLSDGSGLVLAGTKPGEAGTARDPLWLIAQPTGVTRRLTPDTNRYSYDSLSVSQDGQTLLTISLNRPSQIWSVPVQGRGPQTRYEARDAAPLTTGNREGLAGLLTLADGRIVYGARTGERIALWQMDAAGKQAKELTIAPSFLEEVAAPLDGSFFVFASTFAGREHLFRVESDGANLRQLTGGAAYEVDSDISPDGRWIVYGSQPASGKSETSYLWKIPAAGGTPQRLTDYEAETPHVSPDGQWISFLYQDAETHLKLGIIPASVGGAPVKSFDFPSQAAFNVGSQWMPDGQALSYIVTKKYVSNIWAQPLDGSAPHPLTNFTSGVIYRYAFERGGQRLYVARGNPINDLLLLRDFR